One window from the genome of Cottoperca gobio chromosome 15, fCotGob3.1, whole genome shotgun sequence encodes:
- the olig3 gene encoding oligodendrocyte transcription factor 3: protein MNSDSSLSSRASSPDMDVMSLRDHHPHHQHHLHVGSSVSSSTQSSELRQKLSASDLLRSEDPKSVDSSSSSSSSSGSNKFKLKKQVTEEEMYHLRLKINGRERKRMHDLNLAMDGLREVMPYAHGPSVRKLSKIATLLLARNYILMLNSSLDEMKRLVGEIYGGHNSAFHCGTVAHPGPIGHPGGPVAAAAAAAAAHQVHPLLGGALSSSTSSTLSSALPGLSSLRAPHALMKSSAVAPPALQLGTGFQHWAGLPCPCTICQVPPPPHIPITSSSLTRLSVEGKDMIK from the coding sequence ATGAATTCAGACTCCAGCCTGAGCAGCAGAGCATCTTCGCCGGACATGGATGTCATGTCTCTTCGAGACCACCACCCACATCACCAACATCACCTCCACGTCGGATCCTCCGTGTCCTCATCTACGCAGAGCAGTGAGCTGAGACAGAAGCTGAGCGCCAGTGATCTCCTGAGATCTGAAGACCCCAAGTCAgtagacagcagcagcagcagcagcagcagtagcggAAGCAACAAGTTTAAACTCAAGAAACAAGTTACCGAGGAGGAAATGTACCACCTCCGTCTCAAGATTAACGGCCGGGAGCGAAAGCGCATGCACGACCTCAACCTGGCCATGGACGGCCTGCGCGAGGTGATGCCCTACGCGCACGGACCGTCAGTGCGGAAGTTGTCCAAGATCGCCACGCTGCTTCTCGCCAGGAACTACATCCTGATGCTCAACAGCTCCTTGGACGAGATGAAGCGGCTGGTGGGGGAGATTTACGGAGGGCACAACTCAGCTTTCCACTGCGGCACCGTGGCGCACCCTGGCCCCATTGGACATCCCGGGGGCCCCGTAGCTGCTGCCGCAGCCGCCGCCGCCGCGCACCAGGTGCACCCTCTTCTCGGGGGCGCGTTGTCATCATCCACATCCTCCACGCTGTCGAGCGCGCTGCCGGGTCTCTCGTCTCTCCGAGCACCCCACGCCCTGATGAAGAGCTCCGCGGTTGCGCCTCCAGCCCTGCAGCTGGGCACCGGCTTCCAGCACTGGGCCGGACTGCCGTGCCCCTGCACCATCTGCCAGgtgcctcctcctccacacatcCCCATCACCTCCTCCAGCCTCACGAGACTCTCAGTGGAGGGCAAGGACATGATTAAATGA